From one Chryseobacterium sp. 3008163 genomic stretch:
- a CDS encoding Crp/Fnr family transcriptional regulator: MNINEIIDNISPLTTTSKKKLKQHITEVKHPKGLVLMESDKVVPHIYFLKKGIVRAFASSENNDITFWFGAEGEPVVSMKSYVEEKPGYESIELLEDCELYQLETSKLKALFNEDINIANWGRKFAERELIKTEELIISRQYKTALERYKDLLRDKPYLIQRVQLGHIASYLGITQVSLSRIRAEIR, encoded by the coding sequence ATGAATATCAACGAAATTATTGATAACATCTCCCCGCTTACTACCACTTCTAAAAAAAAATTGAAGCAGCATATCACTGAAGTAAAGCATCCAAAGGGACTTGTTTTAATGGAATCTGACAAAGTTGTTCCTCATATTTACTTTTTGAAAAAGGGAATTGTTCGTGCTTTTGCGTCGTCTGAAAATAATGACATCACTTTCTGGTTTGGAGCAGAAGGCGAACCTGTGGTTTCAATGAAAAGTTACGTTGAAGAAAAACCGGGATATGAAAGTATTGAACTTTTGGAAGATTGTGAACTTTATCAATTGGAAACTTCAAAACTGAAAGCTTTATTTAATGAAGATATCAATATTGCCAATTGGGGAAGAAAATTTGCCGAACGTGAACTGATCAAAACCGAAGAACTGATTATCTCAAGGCAGTACAAAACGGCTTTGGAGCGGTATAAAGATTTGCTGAGAGATAAACCGTATCTCATCCAAAGAGTTCAGTTGGGGCATATTGCTTCCTACTTAGGAATTACGCAGGTAAG